In Nostoc sp. UHCC 0926, a single genomic region encodes these proteins:
- a CDS encoding AAA-like domain-containing protein → MEDIQQAVERILQDKPLGSIQWFVLSQSWLGKSYSEMAEASGYRNNYIKEVGSELWQDLSVALGKRVTKKNLHLALNKYLQDKIGDRENQSQHQFDLVSSLEISPDFFSASKIEFPSGPVPLGSPFYINRPPLEELVCNEILHPGCLIRIKAPKKMGKSSLLNRMIAYAREQGYQIVYLDFQEADQDVFACLDKFLRWFCVNVSRQLNLLPSLDDFWDTEMGSKVSCKIYFEAYLLQYIDHSPVVLALNEVHRVFEHPNIAQDFLPMLRFWHEQGKQEQIWQKLRMVVVHTTEIYIPLNLNQSPFNVGITITLPPFTLNQVQNLALCYGLHWAADSEGAKRLVPLQVMVGGHPYLVSLALYHLCQEEMTLEVLLETASTPVGIYSQHLRELLNLLQKEPELMSAMQQVIVTDEKVELDAIAAYKLESMGLVQLNGNQAHTMCELYRLYFSQQLGKHSGY, encoded by the coding sequence GTGGAAGATATTCAGCAAGCAGTAGAAAGAATTTTGCAAGACAAGCCTCTTGGTTCCATTCAGTGGTTTGTGCTCTCTCAATCGTGGTTGGGCAAAAGTTACAGTGAAATGGCAGAGGCATCAGGCTACCGCAACAATTACATCAAGGAAGTTGGCTCTGAGTTGTGGCAAGACCTTTCTGTTGCACTTGGAAAAAGAGTAACGAAAAAAAATCTGCATTTAGCCTTGAATAAATACCTGCAAGACAAGATAGGTGATCGGGAGAATCAGAGCCAACATCAGTTCGACCTTGTATCTAGCTTAGAAATATCTCCAGACTTTTTTTCAGCAAGCAAGATAGAATTTCCTAGCGGCCCTGTACCACTGGGTTCTCCTTTTTACATCAATCGCCCTCCCCTAGAAGAACTTGTTTGTAACGAGATTTTACACCCTGGTTGCTTAATCCGGATTAAAGCACCTAAAAAGATGGGAAAAAGTTCACTGCTCAACCGGATGATTGCTTATGCTAGAGAGCAAGGTTATCAAATTGTCTATTTGGACTTTCAAGAAGCTGACCAAGATGTTTTTGCTTGTCTTGATAAATTTTTGCGTTGGTTTTGTGTCAATGTCAGCAGGCAGTTAAATCTCCTTCCAAGTCTAGATGATTTTTGGGATACAGAAATGGGCAGCAAGGTAAGCTGCAAAATCTATTTTGAAGCGTATCTGCTGCAATACATTGATCATAGTCCTGTAGTTTTGGCTTTGAATGAAGTCCATCGAGTTTTTGAACATCCCAATATTGCCCAAGACTTTCTGCCAATGCTGCGATTTTGGCACGAACAAGGAAAGCAGGAGCAAATTTGGCAAAAACTGCGGATGGTGGTGGTTCACACAACAGAAATTTATATTCCGCTCAACCTCAATCAATCACCTTTCAATGTAGGGATAACAATTACGCTGCCACCGTTTACTCTCAATCAGGTACAGAATTTAGCATTATGTTACGGACTACACTGGGCAGCAGATTCTGAAGGGGCAAAACGCCTTGTACCCCTACAAGTAATGGTAGGAGGACATCCCTATTTGGTGAGCCTTGCGCTTTATCATCTATGTCAGGAGGAAATGACATTAGAGGTGTTACTAGAAACCGCATCTACACCAGTAGGAATTTACAGTCAGCATTTACGAGAATTGTTGAACCTACTCCAAAAAGAACCAGAATTAATGTCAGCTATGCAACAGGTAATTGTAACAGATGAAAAAGTAGAGCTAGACGCGATCGCTGCTTATAAGCTAGAAAGTATGGGTTTGGTTCAACTAAACGGTAATCAAGCTCATACGATGTGTGAGTTATATCGCCTTTATTTTAGCCAACAACTTGGAAAGCACTCAGGGTACTAA
- a CDS encoding class I SAM-dependent methyltransferase — protein sequence MTTQTLGLEQNLYDYLLSISLREPEILTQLRHETAQYPIGRMQVAPEQGQFLALLVQLLAAKKTLEIGVFTGYSALVVALALPSDGQVVACDVSEEFTTIARRYWQQAGVADKIQLHIAPALETLDRLLATKEAETFDFAFIDADKSNYDGYYERSLQLVRRGGLIAIDNVLWSGRVADSQVQDNRTKRIRAFNQKLHQDQRVSLSLVAIADGLTLALKK from the coding sequence ATGACAACTCAAACACTAGGACTCGAACAAAACCTCTATGACTACTTACTATCAATCTCTCTGCGAGAACCAGAGATTTTAACCCAACTGAGACACGAAACAGCCCAGTATCCAATCGGCAGGATGCAGGTTGCTCCCGAACAGGGGCAGTTTCTGGCGTTACTGGTGCAGTTGTTGGCAGCTAAGAAAACTTTGGAAATTGGGGTATTTACAGGCTATAGTGCCTTGGTGGTGGCATTGGCGTTACCGAGCGACGGTCAGGTGGTAGCCTGTGATGTGAGTGAGGAATTTACAACGATCGCACGGCGCTATTGGCAGCAAGCAGGAGTGGCGGATAAAATTCAACTGCACATTGCCCCAGCTTTGGAGACTTTGGATCGGCTACTGGCAACAAAAGAAGCGGAAACTTTTGATTTTGCCTTCATCGATGCAGATAAGAGCAACTACGATGGTTATTATGAGCGATCGTTGCAATTAGTGCGACGGGGGGGATTGATTGCGATCGATAATGTCCTTTGGTCAGGCAGGGTTGCCGACTCCCAAGTGCAAGATAATAGAACTAAAAGAATTCGTGCTTTTAATCAAAAGCTGCATCAAGACCAGCGAGTTAGTCTTAGTTTAGTAGCGATCGCAGATGGCTTGACTCTGGCACTGAAGAAGTAA
- a CDS encoding alpha-amylase family glycosyl hydrolase has protein sequence MPIDLLSRKKTHFVLWRPGASELAPTLYIGNTAPESPDRLAQFKEIPLRQSTEFPELWEVSAQESGLTEGQVYFYWFKVRNSDPYDSANANQILYCTDPTATTVDRRLRAPTPSESGGVASFDPASVVLYQNGTLIACDPEGQTVNWEGDAALETLPTNNQLVIYELPTRWTKINSNGLIEEGTGTFRDVLALLVPEAIAPTFPILSALNNRAHLVELGINALELLPPEDSDDNLNWGYGTANYFAADFDLGRPDSESAPTASTDLANLIKVCHQQGLRFFVDVVMAFSRNNPYHNVNFLEFYIKWASGDPELGSRDGFGGDLFKYNYWVEGYNPITGQKSWLVPAREYLKAHIAHWLEYYRVDGLRLDSVNNIANYDFLQEFKDFARTLWDKRGGSSDRFLVVGEELSVPLSLIHQNRLDGLWNEKFKQIIRQVILGKNAWDEPSFEWSIRKLIDCRNLGFTDGSQAVNYITSHDVGGYGNERFFSYLVSNGIDHTEPRIKLAFVCLLTAVGIPMILAGDEFADQQDLLATDDHKQIDPVNYSRVKDDWRQRIFQYVARLIRLRKTSDALSVNDTQFLHVDFNDGKRVLVWQRGNKADQLVVVVANFSDYGTPVASEYRVPNWPATPVCKQWKEITQERIIPSEWVGREGIFPWEAKVYALV, from the coding sequence ATGCCTATCGATTTATTGAGCCGCAAAAAAACTCATTTTGTCTTGTGGCGTCCCGGTGCTTCAGAACTAGCTCCCACTCTCTACATTGGCAACACTGCTCCCGAAAGTCCAGACAGATTAGCTCAATTTAAAGAAATTCCGCTTCGTCAATCAACAGAATTTCCAGAATTGTGGGAAGTTTCGGCTCAAGAATCTGGTCTGACTGAAGGACAGGTCTACTTTTACTGGTTTAAAGTCCGCAACTCAGACCCCTACGACTCTGCCAATGCTAATCAAATTCTCTACTGCACAGATCCAACAGCGACAACTGTGGATCGACGCTTACGTGCACCAACGCCGTCAGAATCGGGAGGTGTTGCTAGCTTCGATCCGGCAAGCGTCGTGCTTTATCAAAATGGGACGCTGATTGCCTGTGATCCTGAAGGGCAAACTGTAAATTGGGAAGGCGATGCTGCTTTAGAGACGCTGCCAACCAATAATCAACTGGTGATTTACGAATTACCAACCCGCTGGACAAAGATTAACTCAAATGGATTGATTGAAGAAGGAACCGGCACATTTCGTGACGTACTAGCACTATTAGTACCAGAAGCGATCGCTCCTACTTTTCCCATACTCAGCGCCTTGAATAACCGCGCTCATCTTGTGGAATTGGGAATCAACGCCCTAGAACTTCTGCCACCAGAAGACAGTGATGATAATCTCAATTGGGGCTATGGTACAGCAAATTATTTTGCAGCAGATTTTGACTTAGGGCGTCCAGATAGCGAGTCAGCACCTACTGCTTCGACTGATTTAGCTAATCTGATCAAAGTTTGTCATCAGCAAGGGTTGCGCTTTTTTGTGGATGTGGTGATGGCATTCTCGCGGAATAATCCTTACCATAACGTTAATTTTTTGGAATTTTACATCAAATGGGCCAGTGGTGATCCAGAACTTGGGTCAAGAGATGGCTTTGGTGGGGATTTATTTAAGTACAACTATTGGGTAGAGGGCTATAACCCGATTACTGGGCAAAAGTCCTGGCTTGTTCCAGCCCGTGAATACTTAAAAGCCCATATTGCCCACTGGTTGGAATACTATCGGGTTGATGGTCTGCGGTTGGATAGCGTCAACAATATTGCCAACTATGACTTTTTGCAGGAATTCAAAGATTTTGCCCGCACCCTTTGGGACAAAAGAGGTGGAAGCAGCGATAGGTTCCTCGTAGTTGGCGAAGAGTTGAGTGTACCCTTATCTCTCATCCACCAAAATCGTCTGGATGGACTTTGGAATGAAAAGTTTAAGCAAATCATCCGACAGGTGATTTTAGGTAAGAATGCCTGGGATGAACCCAGCTTTGAGTGGAGTATCCGCAAACTAATTGATTGCCGAAACTTAGGCTTTACAGATGGTTCTCAGGCGGTAAACTATATAACTTCCCATGATGTTGGCGGTTATGGTAACGAGCGTTTCTTTAGCTACCTTGTTAGTAATGGAATTGATCATACTGAACCGCGGATTAAGTTGGCATTTGTCTGCTTGCTTACTGCTGTTGGAATTCCCATGATCCTTGCCGGAGATGAATTTGCCGATCAGCAGGATTTGCTTGCTACAGATGATCATAAGCAGATTGACCCAGTTAACTACAGCCGGGTGAAAGATGATTGGCGGCAACGCATTTTCCAATACGTTGCCAGGTTGATTCGCTTGCGTAAGACTTCCGATGCTTTATCTGTAAATGATACTCAATTTCTTCATGTTGACTTTAACGATGGTAAACGAGTTCTAGTCTGGCAGCGTGGTAATAAAGCCGATCAATTAGTAGTTGTAGTGGCGAATTTCTCTGATTACGGCACTCCTGTTGCTTCTGAGTACAGAGTCCCGAATTGGCCTGCAACCCCAGTTTGCAAGCAGTGGAAGGAAATTACTCAAGAGCGGATAATTCCATCAGAATGGGTAGGCAGAGAAGGTATCTTCCCGTGGGAAGCTAAAGTGTACGCTCTAGTTTAA